A single Macaca mulatta isolate MMU2019108-1 chromosome 15, T2T-MMU8v2.0, whole genome shotgun sequence DNA region contains:
- the CIZ1 gene encoding cip1-interacting zinc finger protein isoform X5, producing MFNQQQQQQLQQLQQQQLQQQQLQQQQLLQLQQLLQQSPPQAPLPMTVSRGLPAQQPQQPLLNLQGTNSASLLNGSMLQRALLLQQLQGLDQFAMPPATYDTAGLTMPTATLGNLRGYGMASPGLAAPSLTTPSLTPPQLATPNLQQFFPQATRQSLLGPPPVGVPMNPSQFNLSGRNPQKQARTSSSTTPNRKDSSSQTMPVEDKSDPPEGSEEAAEPGMDTSEDQDLPPCPEDIGKEKCTAAPEPEPCEVSEPPAKRLRSSEEPTEKEPPGQLQAKAQPQARMTVPKQTQTPDLLPEPLEAQVLPRFQPRVLQIQAQVQSQTQPRIPPTDAQVQPKLQKQAQTQTSPEHLVLQQKQVQPQLQQEAEPQKQMQPQVQPQAHSQAPRQVQLQQEAELQKRLQPQARSQPPRQVHLQLQKQAQTQTYPQVHTQAQPRVQPQEQPPAQVPVQPPEQTHEQPQTQPQVSVLAPEQTPVVVDVCGLEMPPDAVEAGGGMEKTLPEPVGTQVSMEEIQKESASGLDVGECENRTREMPGVWGAGGSLKVTILQSSDSRAFSTVPLTPVPRPSDSASSTPAATSTPSKQALQFFCYICKASCSSQQEFQDHMSEPQHQQRLGEIQHMSQACLLSLLPMPRDVLETEDEEPPPRRWCNTCQLYYVGDLIQHRRTQDHKIAKQSLRPFCTVCNRYFKTPRKFVEHVKSQGHKDKAKELKSLEKEIAGQDEDHFITVDAVGCFEGDEEEEDDEDEEEIEVEEELCKQMRSRDISREEWKGSETYSPNTAYGKAPALSPPTLPSRPTGVDFLVPVMGYVCRICHKFYHSNSGAQLSHCKSLGHFENLQKYKAAKNPSPTTRPVSRRCAINARNALTALFTSGGRPPSQPNTQDKTPSKAL from the exons ATGTTcaaccagcagcagcagcagcagctccagcagttacagcagcagcagctccagcaGCAGCAATTGCAGCAGCAGCAGTTACTGCAGCTCCAGCAGCTGCTCCAGCAGTCCCCACCACAGGCCCCGTTGCCCATGACTGTAAGCCG GGGCCTCCCcgcacagcagccacagcagccgCTTCTGAATCTCCAGGGCACCAACTCAGCCTCCCTCCTCAACGGCTCCATGCTGCAGAGAGCTTTGCTTTTACAGCAGTTGCAAG GACTGGACCAGTTTGCAATGCCACCAGCCACGTATGACACAGCCGGTCTCACCATGCCCACGGCAACACTGG GTAACCTCCGAGGCTACGGCATGGCATCCCCAGGCCTCGCAGCCCCCAGCCTGACAACCCCCAGCCTCACACCCCCCCAACTGGCCACTCCAAATTTGCAACAGTTCTTTCCCCAGGCCACTCGCCAGTCCTTGCTGGGACCTCCTCCTGTTGGGGTCCCCATGAACCCCTCCCAGTTCAACCTTTCAGGACGGAATCCCCAGAAACAGGCCCGGACCTCCTCCTCTACCACCCCCAATCGAAAG GATTCTTCTTCTCAGACAATGCCTGTGGAAGACAAGTCAGACCCCCCAGAGGGGTCTGAGGAAGCCGCAGAGCCCGGGATGGACACATCAGAag ACCAAGATTTACCACCCTGCCCAGAGGACATCGGCAAGGAAAAATGCACTGCAGCACCTGAGCCTGAGCCTTGCGAGGTGTCCGAGCCGCCAGCCAAGAGGTTGAGGAG CTCAGAAGAACCCACAGAGAAGGAACCTCCAGGGCAGCTACAGGCGAAGGCCCAGCCACAGGCCCGGATGACAGTACCGAAACAGACACAGACACCAGACCTGCTGCCTGAGCCCCTGGAAGCCCAAGTGCTGCCACGATTCCAGCCACGGGTCCTGCAGATCCAGGCCCAGGTGCAGTCACAGACTCAGCCACGGATACCACCCACAGACGCCCAGGTGCAGCCAAAGCTGCAGAAGCAGGCACAAACACAGACCTCTCCCGAGCACTTAGTGCTGCAACAGAAGCAGGTGCAGCCACAGCTgcagcaggaggcagagccaCAGAAGCAGATGCAGCCACAGGTACAGCCACAGGCACATTCACAGGCCCCAAGGCAGGTGCAGCtgcagcaggaggcagagctgcagAAGCGGCTGCAGCCCCAGGCACGTTCACAGCCCCCAAGGCAGGTGCACCTGCAGCTGCAGAAGCAGGCCCAGACACAGACGTATCCACAGgtccacacacaagcacagccaAGGGTCCAGCCGCAGGAGCAGCCTCCAGCGCAGGTGCCAGTACAGCCACCAGAGCAAACCCATGAGCAGCCTCAGACCCAGCCACAGGTGTCGGTGCTGGCTCCAGAGCAAACACCGGTTGTGGTTGATGTCTGCGGGTTGGAGATGCCACCTGATGCAGTAGAAGCTGGTGGAG GCATGGAAAAGACCTTGCCGGAGCCTGTGGGCACCCAAGTCAGCATGGAAGAGATCCAGAAGGAGTCGGCCAGTGGCCTAGATGTGGGAGAATGTGAAAACAGAACAAGAGAGATGCCAGGG GTATGGGGCGCTGGGGGCTCCCTGAAGGTCACCATTCTGCAGAGCAGTGACAGCCGGGCCTTTAGCACTGTACCCCTGACACCTGTGCCCCGCCCCAGTGACTCTGCCTCCTCCACCCCTGCAGCTACCAGCACTCCCTCAAAGCAGGCCCTCCAGTTCTTCTGCTACATCTGCAAGGCCAGCTGCTCCAGCCAGCAG GAGTTCCAGGACCACATGTCGGAGCCTCAGCACCAGCAGCGGCTAGGGGAGATCCAGCACATGAGCCAAGCCTGCCTCCTGTCCCTGCTGCCCATGCCCCGGGATGTCCTGGAGACAGAGGATGA GGAGCCTCCACCAAGGCGCTGGTGTAACACCTGCCAGCTCTACTACGTGGGGGACCTGATCCAACACCGAAGGACACAGGACCACAAG ATCGCCAAACAATCCTTGCGACCGTTCTGCACCGTTTGCAACCGCTACTTCAAAACCCCTCGCAAGTTTGTGGAGCACGTGAAGTCCCAGGGTCATAAGGACAAAGCCAAGGAG CTGAAGTCACTTGAGAAGGAGATTGCTGGCCAAGATGAGGACCACTTCATTACAGTGGACGCTGTGGGTTGCTTTGAGGGtgatgaagaggaagaggatgatgaggatgaagaagaGATCGAGGTTGAGGAGGAACTCTGCAAGCAG ATGAGGTCCAGAGATATATCCAGAGAAGAGTGGAAGGGCTCGGAGACCTACAGCCCCAATACTGCATATGGTAAGGCCCCAGCCCTGAGCCCACCC ACCCTGCCATCCCGTCCTACAGGTGTGGACTTCCTGGTACCCGTGATGGGCTACGTCTGCCGCATCTGCCACAAGTTCTATCACAGCAACTCAGGGGCACAGCTCTCCCACTGCAAGTCCTTGGGCCACTTTGAGAACCTGCAG AAATACAAGGCGGCCAAGAACCCCAGCCCCACCACCCGACCTGTGAGCCGCCGGTGCGCAATCAACGCCCGGAACGCTTTGACAGCCCTGTTCACCTCCGGCGGCCGCCCACCCTCCCAGCCCAACACCCAGGACAAAACACCCAGCAAG GCCCTTTGA
- the CIZ1 gene encoding cip1-interacting zinc finger protein isoform X24: MFNQQQQQQLQQLQQQQLQQQQLQQQQLLQLQQLLQQSPPQAPLPMTVSRGLPAQQPQQPLLNLQGTNSASLLNGSMLQRALLLQQLQGNLRGYGMASPGLAAPSLTTPSLTPPQLATPNLQQFFPQATRQSLLGPPPVGVPMNPSQFNLSGRNPQKQARTSSSTTPNRKTMPVEDKSDPPEGSEEAAEPGMDTSEDQDLPPCPEDIGKEKCTAAPEPEPCEVSEPPAKRLRSSEEPTEKEPPGQLQAKAQPQARMTVPKQTQTPDLLPEPLEAQVLPRFQPRVLQIQAQVQSQTQPRIPPTDAQVQPKLQKQAQTQTSPEHLVLQQKQVQPQLQQEAEPQKQMQPQVHTQAQPRVQPQEQPPAQVPVQPPEQTHEQPQTQPQVSVLAPEQTPVVVDVCGLEMPPDAVEAGGGMEKTLPEPVGTQVSMEEIQKESASGLDVGECENRTREMPGVWGAGGSLKVTILQSSDSRAFSTVPLTPVPRPSDSASSTPAATSTPSKQALQFFCYICKASCSSQQEFQDHMSEPQHQQRLGEIQHMSQACLLSLLPMPRDVLETEDEEPPPRRWCNTCQLYYVGDLIQHRRTQDHKIAKQSLRPFCTVCNRYFKTPRKFVEHVKSQGHKDKAKELKSLEKEIAGQDEDHFITVDAVGCFEGDEEEEDDEDEEEIEVEEELCKQMRSRDISREEWKGSETYSPNTAYGVDFLVPVMGYVCRICHKFYHSNSGAQLSHCKSLGHFENLQKYKAAKNPSPTTRPVSRRCAINARNALTALFTSGGRPPSQPNTQDKTPSKVTARPSQPPLPRRSTRLKT, from the exons ATGTTcaaccagcagcagcagcagcagctccagcagttacagcagcagcagctccagcaGCAGCAATTGCAGCAGCAGCAGTTACTGCAGCTCCAGCAGCTGCTCCAGCAGTCCCCACCACAGGCCCCGTTGCCCATGACTGTAAGCCG GGGCCTCCCcgcacagcagccacagcagccgCTTCTGAATCTCCAGGGCACCAACTCAGCCTCCCTCCTCAACGGCTCCATGCTGCAGAGAGCTTTGCTTTTACAGCAGTTGCAAG GTAACCTCCGAGGCTACGGCATGGCATCCCCAGGCCTCGCAGCCCCCAGCCTGACAACCCCCAGCCTCACACCCCCCCAACTGGCCACTCCAAATTTGCAACAGTTCTTTCCCCAGGCCACTCGCCAGTCCTTGCTGGGACCTCCTCCTGTTGGGGTCCCCATGAACCCCTCCCAGTTCAACCTTTCAGGACGGAATCCCCAGAAACAGGCCCGGACCTCCTCCTCTACCACCCCCAATCGAAAG ACAATGCCTGTGGAAGACAAGTCAGACCCCCCAGAGGGGTCTGAGGAAGCCGCAGAGCCCGGGATGGACACATCAGAag ACCAAGATTTACCACCCTGCCCAGAGGACATCGGCAAGGAAAAATGCACTGCAGCACCTGAGCCTGAGCCTTGCGAGGTGTCCGAGCCGCCAGCCAAGAGGTTGAGGAG CTCAGAAGAACCCACAGAGAAGGAACCTCCAGGGCAGCTACAGGCGAAGGCCCAGCCACAGGCCCGGATGACAGTACCGAAACAGACACAGACACCAGACCTGCTGCCTGAGCCCCTGGAAGCCCAAGTGCTGCCACGATTCCAGCCACGGGTCCTGCAGATCCAGGCCCAGGTGCAGTCACAGACTCAGCCACGGATACCACCCACAGACGCCCAGGTGCAGCCAAAGCTGCAGAAGCAGGCACAAACACAGACCTCTCCCGAGCACTTAGTGCTGCAACAGAAGCAGGTGCAGCCACAGCTgcagcaggaggcagagccaCAGAAGCAGATGCAGCCACAG gtccacacacaagcacagccaAGGGTCCAGCCGCAGGAGCAGCCTCCAGCGCAGGTGCCAGTACAGCCACCAGAGCAAACCCATGAGCAGCCTCAGACCCAGCCACAGGTGTCGGTGCTGGCTCCAGAGCAAACACCGGTTGTGGTTGATGTCTGCGGGTTGGAGATGCCACCTGATGCAGTAGAAGCTGGTGGAG GCATGGAAAAGACCTTGCCGGAGCCTGTGGGCACCCAAGTCAGCATGGAAGAGATCCAGAAGGAGTCGGCCAGTGGCCTAGATGTGGGAGAATGTGAAAACAGAACAAGAGAGATGCCAGGG GTATGGGGCGCTGGGGGCTCCCTGAAGGTCACCATTCTGCAGAGCAGTGACAGCCGGGCCTTTAGCACTGTACCCCTGACACCTGTGCCCCGCCCCAGTGACTCTGCCTCCTCCACCCCTGCAGCTACCAGCACTCCCTCAAAGCAGGCCCTCCAGTTCTTCTGCTACATCTGCAAGGCCAGCTGCTCCAGCCAGCAG GAGTTCCAGGACCACATGTCGGAGCCTCAGCACCAGCAGCGGCTAGGGGAGATCCAGCACATGAGCCAAGCCTGCCTCCTGTCCCTGCTGCCCATGCCCCGGGATGTCCTGGAGACAGAGGATGA GGAGCCTCCACCAAGGCGCTGGTGTAACACCTGCCAGCTCTACTACGTGGGGGACCTGATCCAACACCGAAGGACACAGGACCACAAG ATCGCCAAACAATCCTTGCGACCGTTCTGCACCGTTTGCAACCGCTACTTCAAAACCCCTCGCAAGTTTGTGGAGCACGTGAAGTCCCAGGGTCATAAGGACAAAGCCAAGGAG CTGAAGTCACTTGAGAAGGAGATTGCTGGCCAAGATGAGGACCACTTCATTACAGTGGACGCTGTGGGTTGCTTTGAGGGtgatgaagaggaagaggatgatgaggatgaagaagaGATCGAGGTTGAGGAGGAACTCTGCAAGCAG ATGAGGTCCAGAGATATATCCAGAGAAGAGTGGAAGGGCTCGGAGACCTACAGCCCCAATACTGCATATG GTGTGGACTTCCTGGTACCCGTGATGGGCTACGTCTGCCGCATCTGCCACAAGTTCTATCACAGCAACTCAGGGGCACAGCTCTCCCACTGCAAGTCCTTGGGCCACTTTGAGAACCTGCAG AAATACAAGGCGGCCAAGAACCCCAGCCCCACCACCCGACCTGTGAGCCGCCGGTGCGCAATCAACGCCCGGAACGCTTTGACAGCCCTGTTCACCTCCGGCGGCCGCCCACCCTCCCAGCCCAACACCCAGGACAAAACACCCAGCAAGGTGACGGCTCGACCCTCCCAACCCCCACTACCTCGGCGCTCCACCCGCCTTAAAACCTGA
- the CIZ1 gene encoding cip1-interacting zinc finger protein isoform X23: MFNQQQQQQLQQLQQQQLQQQQLQQQQLLQLQQLLQQSPPQAPLPMTVSRGLPAQQPQQPLLNLQGTNSASLLNGSMLQRALLLQQLQGNLRGYGMASPGLAAPSLTTPSLTPPQLATPNLQQFFPQATRQSLLGPPPVGVPMNPSQFNLSGRNPQKQARTSSSTTPNRKDSSSQTMPVEDKSDPPEGSEEAAEPGMDTSEDQDLPPCPEDIGKEKCTAAPEPEPCEVSEPPAKRLRSSEEPTEKEPPGQLQAKAQPQARMTVPKQTQTPDLLPEPLEAQVLPRFQPRVLQIQAQVQSQTQPRIPPTDAQVQPKLQKQAQTQTSPEHLVLQQKQVQPQLQQEAEPQKQMQPQVHTQAQPRVQPQEQPPAQVPVQPPEQTHEQPQTQPQVSVLAPEQTPVVVDVCGLEMPPDAVEAGGGMEKTLPEPVGTQVSMEEIQKESASGLDVGECENRTREMPGVWGAGGSLKVTILQSSDSRAFSTVPLTPVPRPSDSASSTPAATSTPSKQALQFFCYICKASCSSQQEFQDHMSEPQHQQRLGEIQHMSQACLLSLLPMPRDVLETEDEEPPPRRWCNTCQLYYVGDLIQHRRTQDHKIAKQSLRPFCTVCNRYFKTPRKFVEHVKSQGHKDKAKELKSLEKEIAGQDEDHFITVDAVGCFEGDEEEEDDEDEEEIEVEEELCKQMRSRDISREEWKGSETYSPNTAYGVDFLVPVMGYVCRICHKFYHSNSGAQLSHCKSLGHFENLQKYKAAKNPSPTTRPVSRRCAINARNALTALFTSGGRPPSQPNTQDKTPSKVTARPSQPPLPRRSTRLKT; encoded by the exons ATGTTcaaccagcagcagcagcagcagctccagcagttacagcagcagcagctccagcaGCAGCAATTGCAGCAGCAGCAGTTACTGCAGCTCCAGCAGCTGCTCCAGCAGTCCCCACCACAGGCCCCGTTGCCCATGACTGTAAGCCG GGGCCTCCCcgcacagcagccacagcagccgCTTCTGAATCTCCAGGGCACCAACTCAGCCTCCCTCCTCAACGGCTCCATGCTGCAGAGAGCTTTGCTTTTACAGCAGTTGCAAG GTAACCTCCGAGGCTACGGCATGGCATCCCCAGGCCTCGCAGCCCCCAGCCTGACAACCCCCAGCCTCACACCCCCCCAACTGGCCACTCCAAATTTGCAACAGTTCTTTCCCCAGGCCACTCGCCAGTCCTTGCTGGGACCTCCTCCTGTTGGGGTCCCCATGAACCCCTCCCAGTTCAACCTTTCAGGACGGAATCCCCAGAAACAGGCCCGGACCTCCTCCTCTACCACCCCCAATCGAAAG GATTCTTCTTCTCAGACAATGCCTGTGGAAGACAAGTCAGACCCCCCAGAGGGGTCTGAGGAAGCCGCAGAGCCCGGGATGGACACATCAGAag ACCAAGATTTACCACCCTGCCCAGAGGACATCGGCAAGGAAAAATGCACTGCAGCACCTGAGCCTGAGCCTTGCGAGGTGTCCGAGCCGCCAGCCAAGAGGTTGAGGAG CTCAGAAGAACCCACAGAGAAGGAACCTCCAGGGCAGCTACAGGCGAAGGCCCAGCCACAGGCCCGGATGACAGTACCGAAACAGACACAGACACCAGACCTGCTGCCTGAGCCCCTGGAAGCCCAAGTGCTGCCACGATTCCAGCCACGGGTCCTGCAGATCCAGGCCCAGGTGCAGTCACAGACTCAGCCACGGATACCACCCACAGACGCCCAGGTGCAGCCAAAGCTGCAGAAGCAGGCACAAACACAGACCTCTCCCGAGCACTTAGTGCTGCAACAGAAGCAGGTGCAGCCACAGCTgcagcaggaggcagagccaCAGAAGCAGATGCAGCCACAG gtccacacacaagcacagccaAGGGTCCAGCCGCAGGAGCAGCCTCCAGCGCAGGTGCCAGTACAGCCACCAGAGCAAACCCATGAGCAGCCTCAGACCCAGCCACAGGTGTCGGTGCTGGCTCCAGAGCAAACACCGGTTGTGGTTGATGTCTGCGGGTTGGAGATGCCACCTGATGCAGTAGAAGCTGGTGGAG GCATGGAAAAGACCTTGCCGGAGCCTGTGGGCACCCAAGTCAGCATGGAAGAGATCCAGAAGGAGTCGGCCAGTGGCCTAGATGTGGGAGAATGTGAAAACAGAACAAGAGAGATGCCAGGG GTATGGGGCGCTGGGGGCTCCCTGAAGGTCACCATTCTGCAGAGCAGTGACAGCCGGGCCTTTAGCACTGTACCCCTGACACCTGTGCCCCGCCCCAGTGACTCTGCCTCCTCCACCCCTGCAGCTACCAGCACTCCCTCAAAGCAGGCCCTCCAGTTCTTCTGCTACATCTGCAAGGCCAGCTGCTCCAGCCAGCAG GAGTTCCAGGACCACATGTCGGAGCCTCAGCACCAGCAGCGGCTAGGGGAGATCCAGCACATGAGCCAAGCCTGCCTCCTGTCCCTGCTGCCCATGCCCCGGGATGTCCTGGAGACAGAGGATGA GGAGCCTCCACCAAGGCGCTGGTGTAACACCTGCCAGCTCTACTACGTGGGGGACCTGATCCAACACCGAAGGACACAGGACCACAAG ATCGCCAAACAATCCTTGCGACCGTTCTGCACCGTTTGCAACCGCTACTTCAAAACCCCTCGCAAGTTTGTGGAGCACGTGAAGTCCCAGGGTCATAAGGACAAAGCCAAGGAG CTGAAGTCACTTGAGAAGGAGATTGCTGGCCAAGATGAGGACCACTTCATTACAGTGGACGCTGTGGGTTGCTTTGAGGGtgatgaagaggaagaggatgatgaggatgaagaagaGATCGAGGTTGAGGAGGAACTCTGCAAGCAG ATGAGGTCCAGAGATATATCCAGAGAAGAGTGGAAGGGCTCGGAGACCTACAGCCCCAATACTGCATATG GTGTGGACTTCCTGGTACCCGTGATGGGCTACGTCTGCCGCATCTGCCACAAGTTCTATCACAGCAACTCAGGGGCACAGCTCTCCCACTGCAAGTCCTTGGGCCACTTTGAGAACCTGCAG AAATACAAGGCGGCCAAGAACCCCAGCCCCACCACCCGACCTGTGAGCCGCCGGTGCGCAATCAACGCCCGGAACGCTTTGACAGCCCTGTTCACCTCCGGCGGCCGCCCACCCTCCCAGCCCAACACCCAGGACAAAACACCCAGCAAGGTGACGGCTCGACCCTCCCAACCCCCACTACCTCGGCGCTCCACCCGCCTTAAAACCTGA
- the CIZ1 gene encoding cip1-interacting zinc finger protein isoform X1: MFNQQQQQQLQQLQQQQLQQQQLQQQQLLQLQQLLQQSPPQAPLPMTVSRGLPAQQPQQPLLNLQGTNSASLLNGSMLQRALLLQQLQGLDQFAMPPATYDTAGLTMPTATLGNLRGYGMASPGLAAPSLTTPSLTPPQLATPNLQQFFPQATRQSLLGPPPVGVPMNPSQFNLSGRNPQKQARTSSSTTPNRKVSDGWGGSGGDGSGREGTLGWGQLPLGKGVLMGRVSDVNIVSERKQDSSSQTMPVEDKSDPPEGSEEAAEPGMDTSEDQDLPPCPEDIGKEKCTAAPEPEPCEVSEPPAKRLRSSEEPTEKEPPGQLQAKAQPQARMTVPKQTQTPDLLPEPLEAQVLPRFQPRVLQIQAQVQSQTQPRIPPTDAQVQPKLQKQAQTQTSPEHLVLQQKQVQPQLQQEAEPQKQMQPQVQPQAHSQAPRQVQLQQEAELQKRLQPQARSQPPRQVHLQLQKQAQTQTYPQVHTQAQPRVQPQEQPPAQVPVQPPEQTHEQPQTQPQVSVLAPEQTPVVVDVCGLEMPPDAVEAGGGMEKTLPEPVGTQVSMEEIQKESASGLDVGECENRTREMPGVWGAGGSLKVTILQSSDSRAFSTVPLTPVPRPSDSASSTPAATSTPSKQALQFFCYICKASCSSQQEFQDHMSEPQHQQRLGEIQHMSQACLLSLLPMPRDVLETEDEEPPPRRWCNTCQLYYVGDLIQHRRTQDHKIAKQSLRPFCTVCNRYFKTPRKFVEHVKSQGHKDKAKELKSLEKEIAGQDEDHFITVDAVGCFEGDEEEEDDEDEEEIEVEEELCKQMRSRDISREEWKGSETYSPNTAYGVDFLVPVMGYVCRICHKFYHSNSGAQLSHCKSLGHFENLQKYKAAKNPSPTTRPVSRRCAINARNALTALFTSGGRPPSQPNTQDKTPSKAL; the protein is encoded by the exons ATGTTcaaccagcagcagcagcagcagctccagcagttacagcagcagcagctccagcaGCAGCAATTGCAGCAGCAGCAGTTACTGCAGCTCCAGCAGCTGCTCCAGCAGTCCCCACCACAGGCCCCGTTGCCCATGACTGTAAGCCG GGGCCTCCCcgcacagcagccacagcagccgCTTCTGAATCTCCAGGGCACCAACTCAGCCTCCCTCCTCAACGGCTCCATGCTGCAGAGAGCTTTGCTTTTACAGCAGTTGCAAG GACTGGACCAGTTTGCAATGCCACCAGCCACGTATGACACAGCCGGTCTCACCATGCCCACGGCAACACTGG GTAACCTCCGAGGCTACGGCATGGCATCCCCAGGCCTCGCAGCCCCCAGCCTGACAACCCCCAGCCTCACACCCCCCCAACTGGCCACTCCAAATTTGCAACAGTTCTTTCCCCAGGCCACTCGCCAGTCCTTGCTGGGACCTCCTCCTGTTGGGGTCCCCATGAACCCCTCCCAGTTCAACCTTTCAGGACGGAATCCCCAGAAACAGGCCCGGACCTCCTCCTCTACCACCCCCAATCGAAAGGTGAGTGATGGCTGGGGTGGGTCAGGTGGGGATGGGAGTGGGCGGGAGGGGACTCTGG GATGGGGGCAGCTGCCCTTGGGCAAGGGGGTACTGATGGGGCGGGTATCGGATGTCAACATAGTTTCTGAAAGGAAGCAGGATTCTTCTTCTCAGACAATGCCTGTGGAAGACAAGTCAGACCCCCCAGAGGGGTCTGAGGAAGCCGCAGAGCCCGGGATGGACACATCAGAag ACCAAGATTTACCACCCTGCCCAGAGGACATCGGCAAGGAAAAATGCACTGCAGCACCTGAGCCTGAGCCTTGCGAGGTGTCCGAGCCGCCAGCCAAGAGGTTGAGGAG CTCAGAAGAACCCACAGAGAAGGAACCTCCAGGGCAGCTACAGGCGAAGGCCCAGCCACAGGCCCGGATGACAGTACCGAAACAGACACAGACACCAGACCTGCTGCCTGAGCCCCTGGAAGCCCAAGTGCTGCCACGATTCCAGCCACGGGTCCTGCAGATCCAGGCCCAGGTGCAGTCACAGACTCAGCCACGGATACCACCCACAGACGCCCAGGTGCAGCCAAAGCTGCAGAAGCAGGCACAAACACAGACCTCTCCCGAGCACTTAGTGCTGCAACAGAAGCAGGTGCAGCCACAGCTgcagcaggaggcagagccaCAGAAGCAGATGCAGCCACAGGTACAGCCACAGGCACATTCACAGGCCCCAAGGCAGGTGCAGCtgcagcaggaggcagagctgcagAAGCGGCTGCAGCCCCAGGCACGTTCACAGCCCCCAAGGCAGGTGCACCTGCAGCTGCAGAAGCAGGCCCAGACACAGACGTATCCACAGgtccacacacaagcacagccaAGGGTCCAGCCGCAGGAGCAGCCTCCAGCGCAGGTGCCAGTACAGCCACCAGAGCAAACCCATGAGCAGCCTCAGACCCAGCCACAGGTGTCGGTGCTGGCTCCAGAGCAAACACCGGTTGTGGTTGATGTCTGCGGGTTGGAGATGCCACCTGATGCAGTAGAAGCTGGTGGAG GCATGGAAAAGACCTTGCCGGAGCCTGTGGGCACCCAAGTCAGCATGGAAGAGATCCAGAAGGAGTCGGCCAGTGGCCTAGATGTGGGAGAATGTGAAAACAGAACAAGAGAGATGCCAGGG GTATGGGGCGCTGGGGGCTCCCTGAAGGTCACCATTCTGCAGAGCAGTGACAGCCGGGCCTTTAGCACTGTACCCCTGACACCTGTGCCCCGCCCCAGTGACTCTGCCTCCTCCACCCCTGCAGCTACCAGCACTCCCTCAAAGCAGGCCCTCCAGTTCTTCTGCTACATCTGCAAGGCCAGCTGCTCCAGCCAGCAG GAGTTCCAGGACCACATGTCGGAGCCTCAGCACCAGCAGCGGCTAGGGGAGATCCAGCACATGAGCCAAGCCTGCCTCCTGTCCCTGCTGCCCATGCCCCGGGATGTCCTGGAGACAGAGGATGA GGAGCCTCCACCAAGGCGCTGGTGTAACACCTGCCAGCTCTACTACGTGGGGGACCTGATCCAACACCGAAGGACACAGGACCACAAG ATCGCCAAACAATCCTTGCGACCGTTCTGCACCGTTTGCAACCGCTACTTCAAAACCCCTCGCAAGTTTGTGGAGCACGTGAAGTCCCAGGGTCATAAGGACAAAGCCAAGGAG CTGAAGTCACTTGAGAAGGAGATTGCTGGCCAAGATGAGGACCACTTCATTACAGTGGACGCTGTGGGTTGCTTTGAGGGtgatgaagaggaagaggatgatgaggatgaagaagaGATCGAGGTTGAGGAGGAACTCTGCAAGCAG ATGAGGTCCAGAGATATATCCAGAGAAGAGTGGAAGGGCTCGGAGACCTACAGCCCCAATACTGCATATG GTGTGGACTTCCTGGTACCCGTGATGGGCTACGTCTGCCGCATCTGCCACAAGTTCTATCACAGCAACTCAGGGGCACAGCTCTCCCACTGCAAGTCCTTGGGCCACTTTGAGAACCTGCAG AAATACAAGGCGGCCAAGAACCCCAGCCCCACCACCCGACCTGTGAGCCGCCGGTGCGCAATCAACGCCCGGAACGCTTTGACAGCCCTGTTCACCTCCGGCGGCCGCCCACCCTCCCAGCCCAACACCCAGGACAAAACACCCAGCAAG GCCCTTTGA